One Thiobacillus sp. genomic region harbors:
- the nuoH gene encoding NADH-quinone oxidoreductase subunit NuoH, whose protein sequence is MDALLAPLLVTASDLLGPAWLPLWTLVKIMVIVAPLMIGVAYLTYAERKVIGYMQVRIGPNRVGYFGLLQPLADGIKLLMKEIVIPSGANKGLFLLGPVLAIAPALAAWAVFPFTDHLVLANVNAGLLYIMAITSMGVYGVVIAGWASNSKYAFLGAMRSSAQIVSYEIAMGFALVGVLMASQSLNLIDIVQGQAGGFWHWYWLPLFPLFMVYLISGVAETNRAPFDVAEGESEIVAGFHVEYSGMAFAVFFLAEYANMILIAGLTSVMFLGGWLSPLPFLPDGILWMFAKMSFVLFLFLWFRATFPRYRYDQIMRLGWKVFIPVTLVWILVVGAAMQTPWGYLFH, encoded by the coding sequence CCCCTGATGATCGGCGTGGCCTATCTGACCTACGCCGAGCGCAAGGTCATCGGCTACATGCAGGTGCGCATCGGCCCCAACCGCGTCGGTTACTTCGGCCTGCTGCAGCCCCTGGCCGACGGTATCAAGCTGCTGATGAAGGAGATCGTCATACCCAGCGGCGCCAACAAGGGCCTCTTCCTGCTGGGGCCGGTGCTGGCCATCGCCCCCGCCCTGGCGGCCTGGGCCGTGTTCCCCTTCACCGACCATCTGGTGCTGGCCAACGTCAACGCCGGCCTGTTGTACATCATGGCCATCACCTCCATGGGCGTGTATGGCGTGGTCATCGCCGGCTGGGCCTCCAACTCCAAGTACGCCTTTCTGGGAGCCATGCGTTCATCGGCCCAGATCGTGTCCTATGAAATCGCCATGGGATTTGCATTGGTCGGGGTGCTGATGGCTTCCCAGAGCCTGAATCTCATCGACATCGTCCAGGGACAGGCGGGCGGTTTCTGGCACTGGTACTGGCTGCCCCTGTTCCCCCTGTTCATGGTGTACCTGATCTCCGGCGTGGCGGAGACCAACCGGGCGCCCTTCGACGTGGCGGAAGGGGAATCGGAGATCGTGGCCGGCTTTCATGTGGAATATTCGGGCATGGCCTTCGCCGTGTTCTTCCTGGCGGAATACGCCAACATGATCCTCATTGCCGGCCTTACCAGCGTCATGTTCCTGGGGGGCTGGCTGTCGCCGCTGCCTTTCCTGCCGGACGGCATCCTCTGGATGTTCGCCAAGATGAGCTTCGTGCTCTTCCTGTTCCTGTGGTTCCGCGCCACCTTCCCCCGCTACCGCTATGACCAGATCATGCGCCTGGGCTGGAAGGTGTTCATCCCCGTGACCCTGGTGTGGATCCTGGTGGTGGGCGCCGCCATGCAGACCCCCTGGGGCTACCTGTTCCATTGA
- the nuoI gene encoding NADH-quinone oxidoreductase subunit NuoI yields MNRIKYFFDTFLLTELVKGMALTGRHLFARKITVQFPEEKTPQSFRFRGLHAQRRYPNGEERCIACKLCEAVCPALAIKIESEQRADGTRRTTVYDIDLTKCIFCGFCEEACPVDAIVETRVLEYHGEKRGDLYYTKDMLLAVGDKYEEQIAKDRAQDARYR; encoded by the coding sequence CTGAACCGGATCAAGTACTTCTTCGACACCTTCCTGCTCACCGAGCTGGTGAAGGGAATGGCCCTCACGGGCCGCCACCTGTTCGCTCGCAAGATCACGGTACAGTTTCCGGAGGAGAAGACGCCCCAGTCCTTCCGCTTCCGGGGACTCCATGCCCAGCGCCGCTATCCCAACGGCGAGGAACGCTGCATCGCCTGCAAGCTGTGCGAGGCCGTGTGCCCGGCCCTGGCCATCAAGATCGAGTCGGAGCAGCGGGCGGATGGCACGCGCCGCACCACGGTGTACGACATCGACCTGACCAAGTGCATATTCTGCGGCTTCTGCGAGGAAGCCTGCCCGGTGGATGCCATCGTCGAGACCCGCGTACTGGAGTACCACGGCGAGAAGCGGGGCGACCTCTACTACACCAAGGACATGCTCCTGGCGGTGGGGGACAAATACGAAGAGCAGATCGCCAAGGACCGTGCCCAGGACGCCCGTTACCGGTAA
- a CDS encoding NADH-quinone oxidoreductase subunit J yields MEFTSVIFYFLSAILLLAGLRVITARNPVHAALALVLAFFSAAGLWMLLQAEFLAITLVLVYIGAVMVLFLFVVMMLDINLEELRKGFWSYLPAGLLVGGLMVVEMVMVLKGKDFGMVAPLAKAADYSNTKELGRLLYTEYVYPFELAAVLLVVAMIAAIVLTHRKRPGNKSIDPAIQVKVKRADRVRLVNVKPQKPEARKEED; encoded by the coding sequence ATGGAATTCACCTCCGTCATCTTCTATTTCCTCTCCGCCATCCTGTTGCTGGCGGGCCTGCGCGTCATCACCGCGCGCAACCCGGTGCACGCGGCGCTGGCCCTGGTGCTGGCCTTCTTCAGCGCCGCCGGCCTGTGGATGCTGCTCCAGGCGGAATTCCTGGCCATCACCCTGGTGCTGGTCTACATCGGCGCGGTCATGGTGCTGTTCCTGTTCGTGGTGATGATGCTGGACATCAACCTGGAGGAACTGCGCAAGGGCTTCTGGAGCTACCTGCCGGCGGGCCTGCTGGTGGGCGGCCTCATGGTGGTGGAGATGGTGATGGTGCTGAAGGGCAAGGACTTCGGCATGGTGGCGCCCCTGGCCAAGGCCGCCGACTACAGCAACACCAAGGAGCTGGGGCGCCTGCTCTATACCGAATATGTCTATCCCTTCGAACTGGCCGCCGTGCTGCTGGTGGTGGCCATGATCGCCGCCATCGTCCTGACCCACCGCAAGCGGCCGGGCAACAAGTCCATCGATCCGGCCATCCAGGTGAAGGTGAAACGGGCCGATCGCGTCCGCCTGGTGAACGTGAAACCCCAGAAGCCGGAAGCGCGAAAGGAAGAGGATTAA
- the nuoK gene encoding NADH-quinone oxidoreductase subunit NuoK: protein MDVGLSHYLILGSILFAISVVGIFLNRKNVLILLMAIELMLLAVNINFVAFSAYLNDMAGQVFVFFILTVAAAESAIGLAILVVLFRNLRSINVEDLDSLKG, encoded by the coding sequence ATGGACGTCGGACTCTCCCATTACCTCATCCTCGGTTCCATCCTGTTCGCCATCAGCGTGGTGGGCATCTTCCTGAACCGCAAGAATGTGCTCATCCTGCTCATGGCCATCGAACTGATGCTGCTGGCGGTGAACATCAACTTCGTCGCCTTCTCCGCCTACTTGAACGACATGGCGGGCCAGGTGTTTGTGTTCTTCATCCTCACCGTGGCCGCGGCGGAGTCCGCCATCGGCCTGGCCATCCTGGTGGTGCTGTTCCGCAATCTGCGCAGCATCAACGTGGAAGACCTGGATTCCCTGAAGGGCTGA
- the nuoL gene encoding NADH-quinone oxidoreductase subunit L: MDMKTLYLIVPMAPLVGAVIAGLFGKAIGRTGAHVVTILGVLISFLASLLVFQDVQAGNTFNGALYTWLTVGDVSMEVGFLIDRLTVMMMLVVTFVSLCVHIYTIGYMHDDPGYQRFFSYISLFTFSMLMLVMSNNFLQLFFGWEAVGLVSYLLIGFWYTRETAIYANLKAFLVNRVGDFGFLLGIGLVLAYTGSLDYQQVFQMAPHLANHTISIIDGHTWPLMAVICILLFIGAMGKSAQFPLHVWLPDSMEGPTPISALIHAATMVTAGIFMVARMSPLFELSDIALNFVMVIGAITALFMGFLGVIQNDIKRVVAYSTLSQLGYMTVALGVSAYGVAIFHLMTHAFFKALLFLAAGSVIIGMHHDQDIRNMGGLRKYMPITWITSLIGSLALIGTPFLSGFYSKDSIIEAVHFSNLPGAGFAWLAVTAGVFVTAFYSFRMYFLVFHGKERFRNAHAHHGHDEEGESHGHHHEPHESSWVVTLPLILLAIPSVIIGYLAIEPMLFGGWFGHAISVDAQAHPAMTELANMFHGAAAMGLHALQTLPFWLAVAGVGSAYYLYMVNPALPQKIRERFNILYVILEKKYGFDDFNDWFFAGGARMLGGRLWRWGDVMAIDGALVNGSARLVGRIANVVRHLQSGFIYHYAFAMLVGVLLLATWFARA, translated from the coding sequence ATGGACATGAAGACCCTCTACCTCATCGTGCCGATGGCCCCCCTGGTGGGTGCCGTCATCGCCGGCCTGTTCGGCAAGGCCATCGGCCGTACCGGCGCCCACGTGGTCACCATCCTGGGCGTGCTCATCTCCTTCCTGGCCTCCTTACTGGTGTTCCAGGACGTGCAGGCGGGCAACACCTTCAACGGCGCCCTCTACACCTGGCTGACCGTGGGCGACGTGTCCATGGAAGTGGGTTTCCTCATTGACCGCCTGACGGTGATGATGATGCTGGTGGTGACCTTCGTGTCCCTGTGCGTGCACATCTACACCATCGGCTACATGCACGACGACCCGGGCTACCAGCGATTCTTCAGCTACATCTCCCTGTTCACCTTCTCCATGCTCATGCTGGTGATGAGCAACAACTTCCTGCAGCTGTTCTTCGGCTGGGAGGCGGTGGGCCTGGTGTCCTATCTGCTGATCGGCTTCTGGTACACCCGGGAGACGGCCATCTACGCCAACCTGAAGGCGTTTCTTGTAAACCGGGTGGGTGACTTCGGCTTCCTGCTGGGTATCGGCCTGGTGCTGGCCTACACCGGCAGCCTGGACTACCAGCAGGTGTTCCAGATGGCGCCCCACTTGGCCAATCACACCATCTCCATCATCGACGGCCACACCTGGCCCCTCATGGCGGTGATCTGCATCCTGCTGTTCATCGGCGCCATGGGCAAGTCGGCCCAGTTCCCCCTGCATGTGTGGCTGCCGGACTCCATGGAAGGCCCCACCCCCATCTCCGCCCTGATCCACGCCGCAACCATGGTGACCGCCGGCATCTTCATGGTGGCGCGCATGTCGCCCCTGTTCGAGTTGTCGGACATCGCCCTCAACTTCGTCATGGTCATCGGTGCCATCACCGCCCTGTTCATGGGTTTCCTGGGCGTGATCCAGAACGACATCAAGCGGGTGGTGGCCTACTCGACGCTTTCCCAGCTGGGCTACATGACCGTGGCCCTGGGGGTCTCCGCCTACGGGGTGGCCATCTTCCACCTGATGACCCACGCCTTCTTCAAGGCCCTGCTGTTCCTGGCCGCCGGCTCGGTGATCATCGGCATGCACCACGACCAGGACATCCGCAACATGGGTGGCCTGCGCAAGTACATGCCCATCACCTGGATCACTTCCCTCATCGGTTCCCTGGCCCTCATCGGCACGCCCTTCCTGTCCGGCTTCTACTCCAAGGATTCCATCATCGAAGCGGTGCACTTCTCCAATCTGCCGGGGGCGGGCTTCGCCTGGCTGGCCGTGACCGCCGGGGTGTTCGTCACCGCCTTCTACTCCTTCCGCATGTACTTCCTGGTGTTCCATGGCAAGGAGCGTTTCCGCAACGCCCATGCCCACCATGGCCATGACGAGGAAGGCGAATCCCACGGGCATCACCACGAGCCCCATGAGTCGTCCTGGGTGGTGACCCTGCCCCTGATCCTGCTGGCCATCCCGTCCGTGATCATCGGCTACCTGGCCATCGAGCCCATGCTGTTCGGTGGCTGGTTCGGTCATGCCATCAGCGTTGATGCCCAGGCCCATCCCGCCATGACCGAGTTGGCCAACATGTTCCATGGCGCCGCCGCCATGGGTCTCCATGCGCTGCAGACCCTGCCCTTCTGGCTGGCCGTGGCCGGCGTGGGGTCCGCCTACTATCTGTACATGGTGAATCCGGCCCTGCCCCAGAAGATCCGCGAGCGCTTCAACATCCTGTACGTGATCCTGGAGAAGAAGTACGGCTTCGACGACTTCAATGACTGGTTCTTCGCCGGCGGCGCCCGCATGCTGGGTGGCCGCCTGTGGCGCTGGGGCGACGTGATGGCCATCGACGGGGCCCTGGTGAACGGCAGCGCCCGCCTGGTGGGCCGCATCGCCAACGTGGTGCGCCACCTGCAATCCGGCTTCATCTACCACTACGCCTTCGCCATGCTGGTGGGGGTGTTGCTGCTGGCCACCTGGTTCGCCCGTGCATAA
- a CDS encoding NADH-quinone oxidoreductase subunit M — protein sequence MDATFSGIGLLSLAIWVPIVAGVLILATGGDGNRDGQRTLALLGAALGFLVTLPLWTGFDVSTANLQFEELAPWVPAFNIQYHLGVDGISMPFVILNSFTTLLVVLAGWEVIKERVGQYMAAFLIQSGLLNGVFAAMDGVLFYVFFEAMLIPLYLIIGMWGGPNRVYAAIKFFLYTLLGSLLMLVALIYLFFQSGGSFEILAWHRVPLAMSAQILLFVAFFFAFAVKVPMWPVHTWLPDAHVEAPTGGSVVLAAITLKVGAYGFLRFILPIVPDAAHELTWLIVTLSLIAVVYIGLVALVQSDMKKLIAYSSIAHMGFVTLGFFLFNPLGIEGGLIQMISHGFISAAMFLCVGVMYDRLHSRQISDYGGVVNTMPRFAAFFMLFAMANAGLPATSGFVGEFMVVLGAVQVNFWWAALAATTLIFGAAYTLWMYKRVVFGPVRNEKVAELTDINSREFLVLLLLALCVLGMGLYPAPLTEVMHASVNNLLEHVAHSKLAY from the coding sequence ATGGACGCGACGTTTTCTGGGATAGGACTGCTCAGCCTCGCCATATGGGTGCCCATCGTGGCGGGGGTGCTCATCCTGGCCACCGGTGGCGACGGCAACAGGGATGGCCAGCGCACCCTGGCCCTGCTGGGTGCCGCCCTGGGCTTCCTGGTGACCCTGCCCCTGTGGACGGGCTTCGACGTTTCCACCGCCAACCTGCAGTTCGAGGAACTGGCTCCCTGGGTCCCGGCCTTCAACATCCAGTACCACTTGGGGGTGGATGGCATCTCCATGCCCTTCGTCATCCTCAACAGCTTCACCACCCTGCTGGTGGTGCTGGCGGGCTGGGAGGTGATCAAGGAGCGGGTGGGCCAGTACATGGCCGCCTTCCTCATCCAGTCCGGCCTGCTCAATGGCGTGTTCGCCGCCATGGACGGGGTGCTGTTCTATGTGTTCTTCGAGGCCATGCTGATCCCCCTGTACCTGATCATCGGCATGTGGGGCGGCCCCAACCGGGTCTACGCGGCCATCAAGTTCTTCCTCTACACCCTGCTGGGCTCCCTGCTCATGCTGGTGGCCCTGATCTACCTGTTCTTCCAGAGCGGAGGCAGTTTCGAGATCCTGGCCTGGCACCGTGTGCCTCTGGCCATGAGCGCCCAGATCCTGCTGTTCGTGGCCTTCTTCTTCGCCTTCGCCGTTAAGGTGCCCATGTGGCCGGTGCACACCTGGTTGCCGGACGCCCACGTGGAAGCCCCCACGGGGGGGTCCGTTGTGCTGGCGGCGATTACGCTCAAAGTCGGTGCCTACGGCTTCCTGCGCTTCATCCTGCCCATCGTGCCGGACGCCGCCCATGAGCTGACCTGGCTCATCGTCACCCTGTCCCTCATCGCCGTGGTGTATATCGGCCTGGTGGCCCTGGTGCAGAGCGACATGAAGAAGCTCATCGCCTATTCGTCCATCGCCCACATGGGCTTCGTCACCCTGGGTTTCTTCCTGTTCAATCCCCTGGGCATCGAGGGCGGCCTGATCCAGATGATCTCCCACGGCTTCATCTCCGCCGCCATGTTTCTGTGCGTGGGCGTGATGTACGACCGTCTCCACTCCCGCCAGATCAGCGACTACGGCGGCGTGGTGAACACCATGCCCAGGTTCGCCGCCTTCTTCATGCTGTTCGCCATGGCGAATGCTGGATTACCTGCAACATCCGGCTTCGTGGGCGAGTTCATGGTGGTGCTGGGCGCCGTGCAGGTGAATTTCTGGTGGGCCGCCCTGGCCGCCACCACCCTGATCTTCGGCGCGGCCTACACCTTGTGGATGTACAAGCGCGTGGTGTTCGGGCCTGTACGCAACGAGAAGGTGGCCGAGCTCACCGATATCAATTCCCGGGAATTCCTGGTGCTGCTGCTGCTGGCCCTGTGTGTGCTGGGTATGGGCCTCTACCCCGCGCCCCTCACCGAGGTCATGCACGCCTCGGTGAACAACCTGCTGGAACACGTGGCCCACAGCAAGCTGGCCTACTAA
- the nuoN gene encoding NADH-quinone oxidoreductase subunit NuoN has protein sequence MIFSTPDLAPALPEIFVLAMACAILLIDVITKDSKLSYVLTLITLVGAAVITAFTASGETQFTFSGQFVDDAMGDVLKLMGYFATLAVVVYSRAYLADRGMLRGEFFVLALFALLGMMVMISANHFLVLYVGLELLSLSLYAMVAFQRDSAVATEAAMKYFVLGALASGLLLYGMSLIYGLTGTLALPGMAEVLQEGVQDNMILAFGLVFLVAGLGFKLGVAPFHMWVPDIYQGAPSAVTLFIASAPKLAAFAFTIRLLVDGLQPAIGDWQGMLAVMAVLSLAIGNLAAIMQTNIKRMLAYSTISHMGFLLLGVLAGTFAGYTAGLFYAITYVLMSLGAFGMVVYLSQKDYEAVSLEDFKGLNQRHPWLAAIMAMLMFSMAGLPPFVGFYAKLSVLQALVGAGWTWLAVVAVVFSLIGAFYYLRVIKVLYFDNPRADAPVVTPVGDIQALLSVNGLAVLALGIAPQFLIALCTHAMQMSLQ, from the coding sequence ATGATCTTTTCCACGCCTGACCTGGCCCCCGCCCTGCCGGAGATCTTCGTCCTGGCCATGGCCTGCGCCATCCTGCTCATCGACGTAATTACCAAGGACAGCAAGCTCTCCTACGTCCTGACCCTCATCACCCTGGTGGGCGCCGCGGTCATCACCGCCTTCACCGCCTCGGGCGAGACGCAATTCACCTTCAGCGGCCAGTTCGTGGACGATGCCATGGGGGATGTGCTCAAGCTCATGGGCTATTTCGCCACCCTGGCGGTGGTGGTCTATTCCCGCGCCTACCTGGCGGATCGGGGGATGCTGCGGGGCGAGTTCTTCGTGCTGGCCCTGTTCGCCCTGCTGGGCATGATGGTGATGATTTCCGCCAACCACTTCCTGGTGCTGTACGTGGGCCTGGAACTGCTGTCCCTGTCCCTCTACGCCATGGTGGCCTTCCAGCGGGATTCCGCCGTCGCCACGGAAGCGGCCATGAAGTACTTCGTGCTGGGCGCCCTGGCCTCGGGCCTGCTGCTCTACGGCATGTCCCTCATCTACGGCCTCACCGGCACCCTGGCACTGCCGGGGATGGCGGAAGTGCTCCAAGAGGGCGTGCAAGACAACATGATCCTGGCCTTCGGACTGGTGTTCCTGGTGGCGGGCCTGGGCTTCAAGCTGGGCGTGGCCCCCTTCCACATGTGGGTGCCGGACATATACCAGGGAGCGCCTTCCGCAGTGACCCTGTTCATCGCCTCAGCCCCCAAGCTGGCCGCCTTCGCCTTCACCATCCGCCTGCTGGTGGACGGCCTGCAGCCCGCCATCGGCGACTGGCAGGGCATGCTGGCGGTGATGGCCGTGCTGTCCCTGGCCATCGGCAACCTTGCCGCCATCATGCAGACCAACATCAAGCGCATGCTGGCCTATTCCACCATCTCACACATGGGTTTCCTGCTCCTGGGGGTGCTGGCGGGCACCTTCGCCGGCTATACCGCCGGCCTGTTCTACGCCATCACCTACGTGCTCATGAGCCTGGGTGCCTTCGGCATGGTGGTATACCTGTCCCAGAAGGACTACGAGGCCGTGAGCCTGGAAGATTTCAAGGGACTCAACCAGCGCCATCCCTGGCTGGCCGCCATCATGGCCATGCTCATGTTCTCCATGGCCGGCCTGCCTCCCTTCGTGGGCTTCTACGCCAAGCTGTCCGTGCTTCAGGCCCTGGTGGGGGCCGGCTGGACCTGGCTGGCCGTGGTGGCGGTGGTGTTCTCCCTCATCGGCGCTTTCTACTACCTGCGGGTGATCAAGGTCCTGTACTTCGACAACCCCCGGGCCGACGCCCCCGTTGTCACCCCCGTGGGCGACATCCAGGCCCTGCTGTCCGTCAACGGGCTGGCCGTGCTGGCCCTGGGCATCGCGCCCCAGTTCCTCATCGCGCTGTGCACCCACGCGATGCAGATGTCCCTGCAGTAA
- a CDS encoding thiol:disulfide interchange protein DsbA/DsbL, whose protein sequence is MNKILATLMLALPLAFATPAALAVDAGIDYAVLSPPQRTDVKPGQVEVLEFFWYRCPHCYNMEPEVEAWKKKLPRNVVFKRVPGILSDGWVPLTRAYYALEALDLVNKLHNDVFKAIHSQGVDLNNPETFFDWVAAKGVDRKQLVAAYNSFGVNSKVMRAKQMTQAYKLTGVPAFAVNGKYTTSAYMTGSHAKLFEALDELVDMELQAKGGKR, encoded by the coding sequence ATGAACAAGATTCTTGCCACCCTGATGCTGGCCCTGCCCCTGGCCTTTGCAACCCCCGCAGCCCTGGCCGTGGACGCGGGCATCGACTATGCCGTGCTGTCGCCCCCCCAGCGCACCGATGTGAAGCCCGGCCAGGTGGAAGTACTGGAGTTCTTCTGGTACCGCTGCCCCCACTGCTACAACATGGAACCCGAGGTGGAGGCCTGGAAGAAAAAGCTGCCCAGGAACGTCGTGTTCAAGCGCGTACCGGGCATCCTCAGCGACGGCTGGGTGCCCCTGACCCGGGCCTACTACGCCCTGGAAGCCCTGGACCTGGTCAACAAGCTACACAACGATGTCTTCAAGGCCATCCACAGCCAGGGCGTGGACCTGAACAACCCGGAAACCTTTTTCGACTGGGTCGCCGCCAAGGGCGTGGATCGCAAGCAGCTGGTCGCCGCCTACAACTCCTTCGGTGTCAACAGCAAGGTCATGCGCGCCAAGCAGATGACCCAGGCCTACAAGCTCACCGGCGTCCCCGCCTTCGCCGTCAACGGCAAGTACACCACCTCCGCCTACATGACCGGCAGCCACGCCAAGCTGTTCGAGGCCCTGGACGAACTGGTGGACATGGAACTCCAGGCCAAGGGCGGCAAGCGCTGA
- a CDS encoding SPOR domain-containing protein, with protein sequence MARREGRGTRREESQKQTRKGGGLFAGLLIGLTLGLAVAAGVVWYLNMNPSPMKDELPLAPLPTKAARPSEATGDEPHAPPLPPSPEPAAEKPPAAKAEVKPQPASKKETAPPPRSKVNYTFYGILPGDKPARPMDPPASKDTWWLQIAALSDAKKADQIRAKLVMLNLRASTQKIESNGQPLYRIRVGPYKREDDAFGDLDVLTENDFHARLLKDPVNPK encoded by the coding sequence ATGGCGAGACGGGAGGGCAGGGGTACCCGGCGAGAGGAAAGCCAGAAGCAGACCCGCAAGGGTGGCGGCCTGTTCGCCGGCCTGCTGATCGGCCTGACCCTGGGCCTGGCCGTGGCTGCGGGAGTGGTCTGGTACCTGAACATGAACCCCAGCCCCATGAAGGACGAGCTCCCCCTGGCGCCCCTGCCCACCAAGGCCGCCCGCCCCTCCGAGGCAACCGGAGACGAACCTCACGCCCCCCCCCTGCCTCCGTCTCCCGAACCGGCGGCGGAAAAGCCGCCGGCCGCCAAGGCGGAGGTCAAGCCCCAGCCTGCCTCCAAGAAAGAGACCGCACCGCCCCCCCGGTCCAAGGTCAACTACACCTTCTACGGCATCCTGCCCGGCGACAAGCCCGCCCGGCCCATGGACCCACCTGCCTCCAAGGACACATGGTGGCTACAGATCGCCGCCCTGAGCGACGCCAAGAAGGCAGACCAGATCCGGGCCAAGCTGGTCATGCTGAACCTGCGGGCCAGCACCCAGAAAATCGAGAGCAACGGTCAACCCCTCTACCGTATCCGCGTTGGACCCTACAAGCGCGAGGACGACGCCTTCGGTGACCTGGACGTCCTCACGGAGAACGATTTCCACGCCCGGCTGCTCAAAGACCCCGTGAATCCCAAATAG
- a CDS encoding arginine--tRNA ligase: MTAYFAPKSLLISLFQAAVKQVAPDMSVEVELDRPKQASHGDFACNVAMQLAKPLKRNPRELAQALLAALPPSGLVEKTEIAGPGFINVFMKPAAWQGLAPHILRTGRTYGRGELGKGEKIQVEFVSANPTGPLHVGHGRGAAFGASLSNVLAFAGYDVHREYYVNDAGRQMDILALSTWLRYLELCSEFVPFPGNAYQGGYVRTMADSIFALHADRYKRPATEVISKVPEAADDPEGHLDALIANAKHLLGADYGYIHGFALEEQLGDGRNDLTEFGVTFDTWFSERTLHESGLIDRAVEALRKHGHLYEQDGALWFRSTHFGDEKDRVVRRDNGIYTYFAADIAYHLNKFERGFSRVIDVWGADHHGYIPRVKGALTAAGLDAERLQVALVQFAVLYRNGQKASMSTRSGEYVTLRDLRAEVGNDAARFFYVLRKSDQHLDFDLDLAKSQSNDNPVYYIQYAHARVCSVLSSWGGLEADLADANVARLEHPQEIALLRRLAEFPEIMANAAREFSPHIIAYYLKDLAADLHGLYVACQFLVEDEELKQARLVLVAATRLVLRNGLAILGVSAPEKM, translated from the coding sequence ATGACAGCCTACTTCGCCCCCAAGTCCCTGCTCATTTCCCTGTTTCAAGCCGCCGTAAAGCAAGTGGCCCCGGACATGTCGGTGGAGGTGGAACTGGACCGCCCCAAACAGGCCAGCCATGGTGATTTCGCCTGCAACGTGGCCATGCAGCTGGCCAAGCCCCTGAAGCGCAACCCCAGGGAACTGGCCCAGGCCCTGCTGGCGGCCTTGCCACCCTCCGGTCTGGTGGAGAAGACCGAGATTGCCGGTCCCGGCTTCATTAACGTCTTCATGAAACCCGCTGCCTGGCAGGGCCTTGCGCCCCATATCCTGCGAACAGGCCGCACCTATGGTCGCGGAGAACTGGGCAAGGGAGAGAAGATCCAGGTGGAATTCGTTTCCGCCAACCCCACTGGTCCCCTGCACGTGGGTCATGGGCGGGGCGCGGCCTTCGGCGCCAGTCTCTCCAACGTACTGGCCTTCGCCGGCTATGACGTGCACCGGGAGTACTACGTCAACGACGCCGGCCGGCAGATGGACATCCTTGCCCTCTCCACCTGGCTGCGCTACCTGGAGCTGTGCAGCGAATTCGTGCCCTTCCCGGGCAACGCCTACCAGGGCGGTTACGTGCGCACCATGGCGGACAGCATCTTCGCCCTCCATGCTGACCGCTACAAACGCCCCGCCACCGAAGTGATATCCAAGGTACCCGAAGCGGCCGACGACCCCGAGGGACACCTGGACGCCCTCATCGCCAACGCCAAGCACCTGCTGGGCGCGGACTACGGATATATCCACGGCTTCGCCCTGGAAGAGCAACTGGGGGACGGACGCAACGACCTGACCGAATTCGGCGTCACCTTCGATACCTGGTTCTCGGAAAGGACCCTGCACGAATCCGGTCTCATAGACCGTGCCGTGGAGGCCCTGCGCAAGCATGGACACCTCTATGAGCAGGATGGCGCCCTCTGGTTCCGTTCCACCCACTTCGGTGACGAAAAGGACCGGGTGGTGCGTCGGGACAACGGCATCTACACCTACTTCGCCGCCGACATCGCCTACCACCTGAACAAGTTCGAGCGGGGCTTCTCCCGAGTTATCGACGTGTGGGGCGCGGATCACCACGGCTACATCCCCCGGGTAAAGGGTGCCCTTACCGCCGCCGGCCTGGACGCGGAGCGTCTCCAGGTTGCCCTGGTGCAGTTCGCCGTGCTCTACCGCAACGGGCAGAAGGCCTCCATGTCCACCCGGTCCGGGGAATACGTGACCCTGCGGGACCTGCGTGCCGAGGTGGGCAATGACGCTGCCCGTTTCTTCTACGTGCTGCGCAAGTCCGACCAACACCTGGATTTCGACCTGGACCTGGCCAAGAGCCAGAGCAACGACAACCCGGTCTACTACATCCAGTATGCCCACGCCCGGGTCTGCAGCGTGCTGAGCAGCTGGGGCGGCCTGGAGGCCGACCTGGCGGACGCCAACGTCGCCCGCCTGGAACACCCCCAGGAAATCGCCCTGCTGCGGCGCCTGGCGGAATTCCCCGAGATCATGGCCAACGCCGCCCGGGAATTCTCTCCCCACATCATCGCCTACTACCTCAAGGACCTGGCCGCAGATCTCCATGGCCTGTACGTGGCCTGCCAGTTCCTGGTGGAGGACGAGGAGCTGAAGCAGGCCCGCCTGGTGCTCGTCGCCGCCACCCGCCTGGTGCTGCGCAACGGCCTTGCCATCCTGGGCGTGTCCGCGCCGGAGAAAATGTAA